TGGCAAACTTGTGCAAAAAGCCTTTGATATGTTGTGCTTTGCCCGTTGGATTGAACGGCAACACAATCGCTTTGAAGCCGAGTTTTTGGGCGAGCTGAACAAAATCCGCCACCACTTTGGCATCGTAATAAGAGGTGAACGGATCTTGCACTACAAGGACATATTTGCAAATTTCTGCGTCTAACTGACCGCTTGTCGCAAGCTGTTCCAGTTCTTCTAAGGTTTTGCCTTGATAGCCGATTTCAACTAACTGTTGCTGTAAGGTCGGCACGGATAACGCCGGTAGATCGACCATTCCGATGGTTTTGCTTGCAACGGTTTCAGCCAGTTTGTTGGCACTGAAGAAGTTAAACAACTTCGGCTGTTTCGCCATTAGCGGTGCGATAAATTCGAGGTTTGCCACCACATAATCTTTCAGTGGTCGCAGATAACGGCGGTGATAGAGTTCATTAAATTGTGAGCGGAACGTCGGCACATCAATTTTTATCGGGCATTGGCTGGCACAGGCTTTACAAGCAAGGCAAGTGTCCATTGCCGATTTCACTTCGTGGGAAAAATCATACTCTTGCGATTTTCGCCACTGATTGCGGATTTTCTTAGCAAAATCGACTAATTTCGCCGACGTTTGCTGTTTTTCAAAGATTAATTCATCTGGGGAAACATTTTGTTCCGACAGTAAACGTAGCCATTCACGCACTAACGCTGCTCGCCCTTTCGGTGAAAACAGACGGTTGCCCGACACTTTCATTGACGGACACATTGTACTGTGTACATCAAAATTGAAGCACAAACCGTTGCCGTTGCAATTCATTGCCCCTTTAAAGGCTTCTCGCACTTGAATAGGAATTTGTCTGTCGAGATCGGCACGCATTTGTGAGTTAATCGGGTAAAGGCTGGCTTGGCTGTCTAATGGCGTACAGATTTTGCCTGGGTTCAAACGGTTTTGCGGATCGAAAAGCTGTTTGATGTAACGCAGCTCTTTCCATAAAGTTTCGCCGAAGAACCGTTCGCCATAGGCAGAACGCATACCTTTGCCGTGTTCACCCCAAATCAAACCGCCGTATTTCGCCGTCAATTCAACCACTTGGTCGGAAATTGCTTTGAATTTGGCAACCTGTGCTTTGTCGCATAAGTCAAGGGCTGGGCGAACGTGCAACACCCCTGCATCAACGTGTCCGAACATACCGTAATCTAAGCCGTGTTCATCGAGCAGTCGGCGAAATTCCACGATATAATCAGCCAGATGTTCAGGCGGTACGCAGGTGTCTTCCACGAAAGCGATAGGTTTCGCCCAACCTTTTGCATTGCCCAGCAAACCCACCGCTTTTTTCCGCATTGCATAAATTTTTTCAATCGAAGCCAAGTCGTTGCAAAGTTGGTAGCCGATGATACCGCTTGTGCCGTCTTGGATTTTTTTATCTAGAGCTTGGCACAGCTTGGCAATCCGCTCTTCATTCTGAGCTTTATCGTTGGAAGCATACTCAACAATGTTAATCCCCAAAATCGGATTGTGTTCATCTTCGGTGAGTAAATCCGACACCGAATGCCACACAATATCTTGTTTGGCAAGGTTCAGCACTTTGGAGTCCACCGTTTCCACCGATAAGGCTTGGGCTTGTAGCATAAAAGGGGCGGAACGTAACGCCGCATCAAAGGAATTATATTTAATGTTAATCAGCGTACGGTATTCAGGAAGAGGAAGAAGATTGAGTTTGGCTTCACAAATAAAGGCAAGCGAGCCTTCAGAACCCGTGAGAATACGGGTTAAATTAAATTCGGAGAGATCGTCGTTAAACACATTTTTCAGATCATAACCCGTCAAAAATCGGTTCAGTTGCGGTAGCTCTTTTAGCACAGTCGGGCGTAATGCTTGGCAACGCTCGAAGATCTCGCTATGTAATTTTTTGCCATTTGCCGTGAGATTGAGCTTTTCGAGATTTGCAGAAAAATCGTCGGTTTTGACCGCTTGTGTTTCCAAAATATCGCCGTTCATCAACACCGCTTTAATCGCCAAGATATGATCGGACGTTTTGCCGTATTGCAACGAACCTTGCCCCGATGCGTCTGTGTTGATCATTCCGCCTAAGGTGGCTCGGTTACTGGTCGAAAGTTCGGGCGAAAAGAATAGCCCGTGCGGTTTGAGAAATTGATTAAGCTGATCTTTCACCACGCCGGCTTGCACTCGCACCCAACGCTCTTGCACATTCAGTTCCAAAATTTGAGTTAGATGGCGAGAGAGATCGACAATAATATTGTTGTTCAGCGACTGCCCGTTCGTACCGGTACCTGCACCACGCGGTGTAAAGGTTAAGGCTTGGAATGCGGTTTTCTGTGCCAGCTTGGTTAAAATCACCACATCGGCAACGGATTTCGGAAACAAAATCGCTTGAGGCAGTTGCTGATAAACGCTGTTGTCGGTAGCAAGAGAAAGGCGATCAGCATAATTGGAAGCAATATCACCGCTGAAGTGTTGCTGTTTGAGTTCAGCTAGATATTGCTGAACTAACGGATTAAGTTGGGGTATGTTTGCAAGGCGTGGGATCATAGTCATTGTTATTCAATTATTAAAGTGTTAACTAAATATTAGCAAGATTTTCAATGAATGAAATATCTTCGGTTTTAATTGACAAAAACTTAATATTAAATGGATTATTTACAATTTATTACGATTTTGGTGGAACTTATGATTGATTTTAGCAAATTTTATAAGGATAATTTAGAAATTCTTGGCTTTAGGGGTAGTGGTAACTTAGAGACTAGAATATAGCATTTTAGCTATGACAGAACTTTTGAATAAAAGTTCTCTTGTTTTTAGGATTTTTCCTAGTAGAATATATCCCGAAATTCATGCTACTCATTTTCTATATGAGTAGAAAATTTGAGACCTATATCTATTGATTAGATACTAGGAAGTTTATTTAAATCTCGATGACGATTATAGAGGATCATCAAATGAAAAAATCAGTAATCGCTTTAGCTGTTTCAGGCTTAGCATTAGCTTCAGTTGCAAACGCAGCTCCACAAGCAAATACTTTCTACGCAGGTGCAAAAGCAGGTTGGGCTTCATTCCATGATGGTATCCAACAATTAGATGCTAAACACGGTGGTAAATTCGGTATCAACAAAAATTCTGTAACTTACGGAGTTTTTGGTGGTTACCAAATCATTGATAACTTAGCAGTTGAGTTAGGTTATGACTACTATGGTCGTGTTCGTGGTACTAATAAACAAGGTACAGATAGAGATATTAACTCTTTCAAACACACAGCACACGGTGCTAACTTAGCGTTAAAAGGTAACTATGCAATCATCGATGGTTTAGATACTTATGCTAAAGTAGGTGTTGCATTAGTTCGTAACGACTACTATGTTCAAAACTCAGTAGCTAAAGCAGATCGTACTAAAGATCACCGTTTCCAAACATCATTACTTTTAGGTGCTGGTGTTGAATACGCAATTACTCCAGAATTAGCAGCACGTGTTGAATACCAATGGTTAAACAATGCAGGTAAAGCTGGTGCAGAATTATTAAATAAAGCTGGTGCAGAATTATTAAATAAAGCTGGTGCAACTGACTACCGTCCAGATATCAGCTCTGTATCTGCAGGTTTAACATACCGCTTCGGTCAAGGTGCAGCTCCAGTAGCAGCGCCAGAAGTTGTAACTAAAAACTTCGCATTTAGCTCAGATGTATTATTTGACTTCGGTAAAGCAAGCTTAAAACCAGCAGCAGCTCAAGCGTTAGATGCAGCTCATACTGAAATCAATGGTTTAGGTTTAGCAAATCCAGCGGTACAAGTAAATGGTTACACAGACCGTATCGGTAAAGAAGCATCAAACTTAAAACTTTCACAACGTCGTGCAGAAACAGTAGCAAACTACATCGTTTCTAAAGGTGTAAACCCAGCGAACGTAACAGCAGTAGGTTACGGTGAAGCAAACCCAGTAACAGGCAACACATGTGACGCAGTTAAAGGTCGTAAAGCATTAATCGCTTGCTTAGCACCAGATCGTCGCGTTGAAATCCAAGTTCAAGGTTCAAAAGAAGTTTCTATGTAAT
Above is a genomic segment from Actinobacillus indolicus containing:
- the ydiJ gene encoding D-2-hydroxyglutarate dehydrogenase YdiJ, which encodes MIPRLANIPQLNPLVQQYLAELKQQHFSGDIASNYADRLSLATDNSVYQQLPQAILFPKSVADVVILTKLAQKTAFQALTFTPRGAGTGTNGQSLNNNIIVDLSRHLTQILELNVQERWVRVQAGVVKDQLNQFLKPHGLFFSPELSTSNRATLGGMINTDASGQGSLQYGKTSDHILAIKAVLMNGDILETQAVKTDDFSANLEKLNLTANGKKLHSEIFERCQALRPTVLKELPQLNRFLTGYDLKNVFNDDLSEFNLTRILTGSEGSLAFICEAKLNLLPLPEYRTLINIKYNSFDAALRSAPFMLQAQALSVETVDSKVLNLAKQDIVWHSVSDLLTEDEHNPILGINIVEYASNDKAQNEERIAKLCQALDKKIQDGTSGIIGYQLCNDLASIEKIYAMRKKAVGLLGNAKGWAKPIAFVEDTCVPPEHLADYIVEFRRLLDEHGLDYGMFGHVDAGVLHVRPALDLCDKAQVAKFKAISDQVVELTAKYGGLIWGEHGKGMRSAYGERFFGETLWKELRYIKQLFDPQNRLNPGKICTPLDSQASLYPINSQMRADLDRQIPIQVREAFKGAMNCNGNGLCFNFDVHSTMCPSMKVSGNRLFSPKGRAALVREWLRLLSEQNVSPDELIFEKQQTSAKLVDFAKKIRNQWRKSQEYDFSHEVKSAMDTCLACKACASQCPIKIDVPTFRSQFNELYHRRYLRPLKDYVVANLEFIAPLMAKQPKLFNFFSANKLAETVASKTIGMVDLPALSVPTLQQQLVEIGYQGKTLEELEQLATSGQLDAEICKYVLVVQDPFTSYYDAKVVADFVQLAQKLGFKAIVLPFNPTGKAQHIKGFLHKFANTARTQAELLNRVAKLGIAMVGVDPALTLIYREEYRQILKDDCGEFKVLLAHEWLLAQLKNGTLDHCKKSAETDRLPWHLFAHCTESTSLPNSLKEWQQIFAHFGETLTAENIGCCGMAGTFGHETKHLAMSKGIYAQSWQVKLQGKTLSRCLATGYSCRSQVKRMEHQLLKHPMQALLEVI
- the ompA gene encoding porin OmpA, whose protein sequence is MKKSVIALAVSGLALASVANAAPQANTFYAGAKAGWASFHDGIQQLDAKHGGKFGINKNSVTYGVFGGYQIIDNLAVELGYDYYGRVRGTNKQGTDRDINSFKHTAHGANLALKGNYAIIDGLDTYAKVGVALVRNDYYVQNSVAKADRTKDHRFQTSLLLGAGVEYAITPELAARVEYQWLNNAGKAGAELLNKAGAELLNKAGATDYRPDISSVSAGLTYRFGQGAAPVAAPEVVTKNFAFSSDVLFDFGKASLKPAAAQALDAAHTEINGLGLANPAVQVNGYTDRIGKEASNLKLSQRRAETVANYIVSKGVNPANVTAVGYGEANPVTGNTCDAVKGRKALIACLAPDRRVEIQVQGSKEVSM